One genomic region from Fusarium keratoplasticum isolate Fu6.1 chromosome 14, whole genome shotgun sequence encodes:
- a CDS encoding DDE-1 domain-containing protein — MVLEQREPNLQVTPRRKRGPKPKPISERKSQPFAPLQRKEETHSPAKQVRVLQFLINHRIYDPKANTRATWFKVKEKTVRGWWKRRDKILGIIASDPSWRPFWPKLEEELFRQFVQRRSEKKIITVSWFRSTAKSLFKEVYPEHKQLFAFSNGWFLNFKKRHRIVKRRVTNQAQKTPAEYRRIVNSFLRFILRNSQRRASPVPMDPPKYPYQLGEKIPDLLDSPKRQFHNNCILNVDETPIPFEYLDGSTYALEGDKTVSGKTDRSGWSKRKATLLLSIFADGLGRLKPKLIFEGAEPPKGKIMQREGHLYHPGVTVEFNPTAYNNEKLFLKWLNEEVIPCKREHREFMLVMDVASFHKTDDVNALLKESKILPAMIPPGCTSLLQPLDVSINKVSKAWLQQYADEWIIERENDPDRNSKQWTPTEKRVMTTHIVGRAWERLLERPELIQKSFSTCGIGLRPDRSEEERISIKDMKKEEIDFSNWEIASNPEEGEDQHQEIASTFDDEQLGFPEDDLIESLTSLSTEELARMAVEKGVTVNFTRSDVREELINRLVDFSTSSQGEITMEEEVTLSLGTPSSIQ, encoded by the exons ATGGTCCTCGAACAGCGCGAGCCCAATTTACAAGTGACGCCGAGGCGTAAGCGTGGTCCAAAGCCCAAGCCAATTTCTGAGCGCAAATCACAGCCATTCGCCCCACTGCAAAGGAAGGAAGAAACACACTCTCCCGCCAAGCAGGTCCGGGTTCTTCAGTTTCTCATTAACCACCGCATTTATGACCCAAAAGCGAATACTAGGG CAACGTggttcaaggtcaaggaaaAGACCGTTCGCGGGTGGTGGAAGCGGCGAGACAAGATCCTCGGTATCATCGCCTCAGATCCCTCGTGGAGACCCTTCTGGCCGAagcttgaagaagagctATTCAGACAGTTCGTTCAGCGGCGATCAGAGAAGAAAATCATTACAGTCTCTTGGTTCCGGTCTACAGCTAAATCCCTCTTCAAAGAGGTCTATCCAGAACATAAGCAGCTATTCGCATTCTCTAATGGATGGTTCTTGAACTTTAAGAAGCGGCACCGTATCGTGAAGCGGCGAGTCACCAACCAAGCCCAGAAGACCCCGGCAGAGTACCGTCGCATTGTCAATAGCTTCCTTCGCTTCATCTTACGCAACTCTCAAAGGAGGGCATCACCAGTCCCTATGGACCCTCCCAAATACCCCTATCAGCTAGGGGAAAAGATCCCTGATCTTCTCGACTCCCCAAAACGCCAGTTTCACAATAACTGTATCCTCAACGTTGATGAAACACCAATTCCTTTTGAATACCTTGATGGATCAACCTACGCCCTCGAGGGTGATAAGACTGTCTCCGGGAAGACCGATAGAAGCGGCTGGAGCAAGAGAAAAGCGACTCTTCTACTGTCTATCTTCGCTGATGGACTGGGCCGTCTCAAACCAAAGCTCATATTCGAGGGCGCTGAACCACCGAAGGGGAAGATCATGCAGCGAGAAGGTCATCTATATCATCCGGGGGTTACCGTAGAGTTCAACCCGACGGCCTACAATAACGAGAAGTTATTCCTGAAGTGGCTGAACGAGGAGGTTATCCCCTGCAAGAGAGAACACAGGGAATTTATGCTCGTTATGGATGTAGCGAGTTTTCATAAGACTGACGACGTGAACGCGTTACTGAAGGAGTCGAAGATCCTGCCGGCGATGATACCCCCGGGCTGTACGAGCCTTCTTCAACCGCTTGATGTATCTATCAACAAGGTCTCCAAAGCGTGGTTACAGCAGTATGCCGATGAGTGGATCATAGAGAGAGAGAATGACCCGGATCGCAATTCCAAGCAGTGGACCCCTACTGAGAAGCGAGTCATGACAACCCACATCGTCGGCCGGGCTTGGGAGCGACTTCTAGAGCGACCTGAGTTGATTCAGAAGTCCTTTTCCACCTGTGGAATTGGCTTACGGCCTGATAgaagtgaagaagaaaggatcAGCATCAAAGACatgaagaaagaagagattGACTTCAGCAACTGGGAAATAGCTTCAAATCcggaagaaggagaggatcaacaccaagaaaTAGCTTCTACATTTGATGATGAACAACTAGGCTTCCCAGAAGATGACCTTATTGAGTCTCTGACCTCTCTTTCTACAGAAGAGTTGGCACGGATGGCTGTGGAGAAAGGAGTCACGGTCAACTTCACAAGGTCAGATGTCAGGGAAGAACTAATAAATCGGCTTGTGGACTTTAGTACCTCCTCTCAGGGCGAAATTACTATGGAGGAAGAAGTCACTTTGTCATTGGGGACCCCATCCTCGATCCAATAG